One Pseudomonas abieticivorans genomic region harbors:
- a CDS encoding efflux RND transporter permease subunit, translating to MNGLASLIPRRVGLSLLAVGVLLLGSAAYFNLPVAPLPTVDFPTIQVTAKLSGASAETMASSVATPLERAFAAVPQVTSMTSSSAAGKTQIALQFDLSRNIDGAAQDVQAAINAASSNLPKTMTSQPTFNKVNPTEATVLSLALTSPVRTLPELDRYADNYLAQQLSQMPGVGMIDFHGEQKPAVRIRIDPDRLAARGLTLEDVRSIVGISTLDQPKGNLDGPGRSITLGATDQLLDPQHYRDQVVAYKSGVPIKLSDLGEVVASAEDTEQSADIGGQPTVIADIHKQPGFNVLDTINHIKARLPTLMASLPADVQVQVVGDRTQTIQASVNDVQFTLLLSIALVVVVIFVFLRKATATLIPAMTIPLSLLATFAVMYVLGYSLDNLSIMGLAIAVGFVVDDAIVVMENIVRHLEMGKSRLQAAVEGLREVAFTIVSMTVSLIAVFLPILLMSGIVGRLMREFAVTVSVAIVMSCIVSLTVTPMLCAWLLKPHAEAGEEGRLAQACERAFMALQDGYRDSLDWVLGHQRLTLAVAIATVVATGFLYTGIPKGFFPQQDTGLITAIAEGAPDASPAAMRADVSRLAEIVRQDPAVAKVYFWIGANPTISQGKMMVNLKPFAERTASAAQVIARLQPALNRVPGIKLYMQANQDIQIGGRASKTQYQYTLQDPDTAELNHWSEVLLKRLQALPQLVHVTSDQQSGIPQATLQIDRATASRLGVSVQAIDDVLYDAFGQRQVATMFTQLDQNHVILELDPQWQVSLSTLEHLYVRADNGALVPLNMLASIHRELVPIVINHQGIFPAITLSFDLAPGHALSEAVGAINQASLAAGLPDTVNASFQGAAQAFQDSLKSEPWLILAAILTVYIVLGVLYENAIHPLTIISTLPSAGFGALLALMLSGHDLSVLGMIGIILLIGIVKKNAIMIVDFTLVAQASGMSPAQAVREACLLRLRPILMTSLAALLGAVPLAFGHGPGSELRQPLGIAIVGGLLVSQVLTLYTTPVVYLWFERLRQGRARETVSAHTQ from the coding sequence ATGAACGGGTTGGCCAGCCTGATCCCGCGTCGCGTGGGCCTGAGCCTATTGGCGGTGGGCGTATTGCTGTTGGGTAGCGCGGCGTATTTCAACCTGCCCGTGGCGCCGCTGCCGACCGTGGACTTTCCCACCATCCAGGTCACCGCCAAGCTTTCCGGGGCCAGCGCCGAGACCATGGCCAGCTCCGTGGCAACACCGCTTGAACGGGCCTTTGCCGCCGTGCCACAGGTGACCTCCATGACCTCGTCCAGCGCCGCCGGCAAAACCCAGATCGCCCTGCAGTTCGACCTGTCGCGCAACATCGACGGCGCGGCGCAGGATGTACAGGCGGCCATTAATGCGGCCAGCTCCAACCTGCCCAAGACCATGACCAGCCAGCCGACCTTCAACAAGGTCAACCCCACCGAAGCCACGGTGCTGTCCCTGGCCTTGACCTCGCCGGTGCGTACCTTGCCGGAGCTGGACCGCTACGCGGACAACTACCTGGCCCAGCAACTGTCGCAGATGCCTGGGGTGGGCATGATCGACTTCCACGGCGAGCAAAAACCAGCCGTGCGCATCCGCATCGACCCGGACCGCCTGGCGGCCCGCGGCCTGACGCTGGAGGATGTGCGCAGCATCGTCGGCATCAGCACCCTCGACCAGCCCAAGGGCAACCTCGATGGCCCTGGCCGCTCCATCACCCTGGGGGCCACCGACCAGTTGCTCGACCCCCAGCACTACCGTGACCAGGTGGTGGCGTACAAAAGTGGCGTGCCGATCAAACTCAGCGACCTGGGCGAGGTGGTGGCCAGCGCCGAAGACACCGAGCAGTCGGCCGACATCGGCGGGCAGCCGACGGTGATCGCCGACATCCACAAGCAGCCGGGCTTCAACGTGCTGGACACCATCAACCACATCAAGGCACGCCTGCCCACGCTGATGGCGTCGTTGCCGGCCGACGTGCAGGTGCAGGTGGTGGGCGATCGTACCCAAACCATCCAGGCCTCGGTGAACGACGTGCAGTTCACCCTGTTGCTGTCCATCGCCCTGGTCGTGGTGGTGATTTTCGTGTTCCTGCGCAAGGCCACGGCCACGCTGATCCCGGCCATGACCATCCCGCTGTCGTTGCTGGCCACCTTCGCGGTGATGTACGTGCTGGGCTACAGCCTGGACAACCTATCGATCATGGGCCTGGCGATTGCCGTGGGCTTTGTGGTGGACGACGCCATCGTGGTGATGGAAAACATCGTGCGCCACCTGGAGATGGGCAAGTCGCGGTTGCAGGCGGCGGTGGAGGGCCTGCGCGAAGTGGCGTTCACCATCGTCTCGATGACCGTGTCTTTGATCGCGGTGTTTCTGCCCATCCTGTTGATGAGCGGCATTGTTGGCCGCCTGATGCGTGAGTTCGCCGTGACGGTGAGCGTCGCGATCGTGATGTCGTGCATCGTTTCCCTGACCGTGACACCCATGCTGTGCGCCTGGTTGCTCAAACCCCACGCCGAGGCGGGCGAGGAGGGGCGCTTGGCCCAGGCTTGCGAGCGCGCCTTCATGGCCCTGCAAGACGGCTACCGCGACAGCCTGGACTGGGTGCTCGGCCATCAGCGCCTGACCCTGGCCGTGGCGATTGCCACGGTGGTGGCCACAGGCTTTCTGTACACCGGCATACCCAAGGGCTTTTTCCCCCAGCAAGACACTGGCTTGATCACCGCCATCGCCGAGGGCGCGCCCGATGCATCGCCGGCGGCCATGCGTGCCGATGTCTCGCGCCTGGCCGAGATCGTGCGCCAGGACCCGGCCGTGGCCAAGGTGTACTTCTGGATTGGTGCCAATCCCACCATCAGCCAAGGCAAGATGATGGTCAACCTCAAGCCGTTTGCCGAGCGTACGGCCAGCGCCGCCCAGGTCATCGCGCGGCTGCAGCCGGCGTTGAACCGGGTGCCGGGTATCAAGCTGTACATGCAGGCCAACCAGGACATCCAGATCGGCGGCCGGGCCAGCAAGACCCAGTATCAATACACCCTGCAAGACCCCGACACCGCCGAACTGAACCACTGGAGCGAGGTACTGCTCAAGCGCCTGCAAGCCCTGCCGCAGCTGGTGCATGTGACCTCCGACCAGCAGAGCGGCATCCCCCAGGCCACCCTGCAGATCGACCGCGCCACGGCCTCGCGCCTGGGCGTGTCGGTGCAGGCCATCGACGACGTGCTGTACGACGCCTTCGGCCAGCGCCAGGTGGCGACGATGTTCACCCAGTTGGACCAGAACCACGTGATCCTGGAACTGGACCCGCAATGGCAGGTGTCGCTGTCGACCCTGGAGCACCTGTACGTGCGGGCCGACAACGGTGCCTTGGTGCCGCTGAACATGCTGGCGAGCATCCACCGGGAGCTGGTGCCCATCGTCATCAACCACCAGGGCATCTTCCCGGCGATTACCCTGTCCTTTGACCTGGCGCCTGGCCATGCCCTGAGCGAGGCAGTCGGGGCGATCAACCAGGCATCCCTGGCAGCCGGCTTGCCGGACACCGTCAATGCCAGCTTCCAGGGCGCGGCCCAGGCCTTTCAGGACTCGCTTAAGTCCGAGCCCTGGCTGATCCTGGCGGCGATTCTCACGGTGTACATCGTACTGGGCGTGCTGTACGAAAATGCCATCCACCCGCTGACAATCATCTCCACCTTACCTTCGGCAGGCTTTGGCGCGTTGTTGGCGTTGATGCTCAGTGGCCATGACCTGTCGGTGCTGGGCATGATCGGTATTATCCTGTTGATCGGCATCGTCAAGAAAAACGCGATCATGATCGTGGACTTCACCCTGGTGGCCCAGGCCAGCGGCATGAGCCCCGCGCAGGCGGTGCGTGAAGCCTGCCTGCTGCGCTTGCGGCCGATTTTGATGACCTCGCTGGCGGCTTTGCTGGGCGCAGTGCCCTTGGCATTCGGCCATGGTCCTGGGTCGGAGTTGCGCCAGCCCCTGGGCATTGCCATTGTCGGCGGCCTGCTGGTGTCGCAGGTGCTGACGCTGTATACAACGCCGGTGGTCTACCTGTGGTTCGAGCGCCTGCGCCAGGGCAGGGCTCGGGAAACGGTGAGTGCGCATACGCAATGA
- a CDS encoding response regulator transcription factor, producing the protein MQILLVEDNRDILANVTEYLQSRGCQVTGAEDGLTGLHLAATRAFDMVILDVMLPGINGTQVCQRLRESSRADTPVIMLTARDALSDRLEGFRSGADDYLVKPFALAELMARIEALVWRLKRRNSRVLSIHDLAYDLDTLHVSRQGTSLRLTPTSLKMLELLMRRSPAVVTRRELEQAVWGDYPPNSDSLRTNLYLLRQAVDKPFEVPLIQTVFGIGYQLVYKGGEAA; encoded by the coding sequence ATGCAGATTCTGCTGGTAGAAGACAACCGCGATATTCTCGCCAACGTGACCGAGTACCTGCAGTCGCGCGGCTGCCAGGTGACCGGCGCCGAGGATGGCCTGACCGGCCTGCACTTGGCGGCCACCCGGGCGTTCGACATGGTGATACTGGACGTGATGCTGCCCGGCATCAACGGCACCCAGGTATGCCAGCGCTTGCGCGAAAGCTCGCGCGCAGACACCCCGGTGATCATGCTCACGGCGCGCGATGCCTTATCCGATCGCCTGGAAGGCTTCAGGTCCGGTGCCGACGATTACCTGGTCAAGCCATTCGCGTTGGCCGAGTTGATGGCGCGCATCGAGGCGCTGGTGTGGCGGCTCAAGCGGCGCAACTCGCGCGTGCTGAGTATCCATGACCTGGCCTATGACCTGGACACGCTGCACGTTAGCCGCCAGGGCACATCGCTACGCCTGACGCCCACCAGCCTGAAAATGCTCGAACTGTTGATGCGCCGAAGCCCGGCGGTGGTCACCCGGCGTGAACTGGAACAGGCGGTGTGGGGCGATTACCCGCCCAACAGCGACAGCCTGCGCACCAACTTGTATTTGTTGCGCCAGGCGGTCGACAAGCCGTTCGAGGTGCCGCTTATTCAGACGGTGTTCGGGATCGGCTACCAGTTGGTCTACAAGGGCGGCGAAGCAGCCTGA
- a CDS encoding MFS transporter, whose translation MNNPAALREQPAMQTNTRRRALLAGCSAHAVHDGLTDLIYVLLPIWQVQFGLSLAQVGLLRGAYSGMMAGFQLLASRAAKRWGRERLLVGGTALAGLAYLLVGQAGGLTVLLLALMVGGLGASTQHPLASSLITDAYEPGGGVKEALSQYNFAGDIGKTLLPGLIGLLLIVVDWRTSVTLMGLLGLAAAALLWWLIPAREPAHVRSSKAANTAPSAGSPGGLRALLATGALDSAVRMGFLTFLPFLLKSKGAGTAGIGLALTLLFIGGAFGKLLCGYLGARIGMMKTVWLTESATSLMIILAVFLPYFGLMAMLPLLGLALNGTSSVLYGVVPDLAGPDKREQAFALFYTGTIGGGALAPVVFGRLGDATGVPVAMVTLAVMLLLTLPLSYAVQRGLSR comes from the coding sequence ATGAACAACCCAGCAGCTTTGCGCGAACAACCTGCCATGCAGACCAACACACGCCGCCGCGCCTTGCTCGCCGGTTGCAGCGCCCACGCGGTACACGATGGCCTGACCGATCTGATCTACGTATTGCTGCCGATATGGCAGGTGCAGTTCGGCCTGAGCCTGGCCCAGGTCGGGCTGCTGCGCGGTGCCTATTCAGGAATGATGGCCGGTTTCCAGCTATTGGCCAGCCGCGCCGCCAAACGCTGGGGGCGCGAGCGCCTGCTGGTCGGCGGTACTGCACTCGCGGGGCTGGCTTACCTGTTGGTGGGCCAGGCAGGTGGCTTGACCGTGCTGCTGCTGGCGCTGATGGTCGGTGGCCTGGGTGCCAGTACCCAGCACCCGTTGGCGTCTTCGCTGATCACTGATGCCTATGAGCCTGGCGGTGGCGTCAAGGAGGCATTGTCGCAGTACAACTTTGCTGGCGACATTGGCAAGACCCTGTTGCCTGGCTTGATCGGCCTGCTGCTGATCGTGGTCGACTGGCGTACCAGCGTCACCTTGATGGGCCTGCTTGGCCTGGCCGCAGCGGCCCTGTTGTGGTGGCTGATCCCGGCGCGCGAGCCGGCCCACGTGCGTTCATCAAAAGCCGCCAACACCGCCCCCAGCGCAGGTTCGCCCGGCGGCCTGCGTGCCTTGTTGGCCACCGGCGCCCTGGACAGCGCGGTGCGCATGGGCTTTTTGACCTTCCTGCCGTTTTTGCTGAAAAGTAAAGGCGCCGGCACCGCGGGCATTGGCCTGGCGTTGACACTGCTGTTCATCGGGGGCGCGTTCGGCAAGTTGCTGTGCGGCTACCTGGGGGCGCGCATCGGCATGATGAAAACCGTATGGCTGACCGAGTCGGCCACCTCGCTGATGATCATCTTGGCGGTGTTCTTACCCTATTTCGGCTTGATGGCCATGCTGCCGCTGCTGGGCCTGGCCTTGAACGGCACCTCGTCGGTACTGTACGGCGTGGTGCCGGATCTGGCCGGGCCAGACAAGCGCGAACAAGCCTTCGCGCTGTTCTACACCGGCACCATCGGCGGCGGCGCGCTGGCGCCGGTGGTGTTCGGCCGGCTGGGGGATGCCACCGGGGTGCCGGTGGCCATGGTGACGCTTGCAGTGATGCTGTTGCTGACGTTGCCGTTGTCGTACGCGGTGCAGCGCGGGCTTTCGCGTTGA
- a CDS encoding methyl-accepting chemotaxis protein produces MQDSQRQTIAHISASAQQLASAAQQLDSVTEEANRGVQQQDQELEQAATAVTEMTTAVEEVARNAVSTSQAAEASNALSQQSRQQVQDTIDGTHAMAADIQGSSELIQTLAGETRDIGKVLDVIRAISEQTNLLALNAAIEAARAGEAGRGFAVVADEVRTLAHRTQQSTREIEAMIARLQNGTEAAVSSMRSSTEKAQVNLTLTQACGEVLEQIYAAIGEINERNLVIASAAQEQSHVAREVDSNLINIRTLSIESAAGASKTRAASQALSGLAGELNTLVARFRA; encoded by the coding sequence ATGCAGGACAGCCAGCGCCAGACCATCGCGCACATCAGCGCCTCGGCCCAGCAATTGGCCAGTGCCGCCCAGCAGCTCGATAGCGTGACCGAAGAGGCCAACCGTGGCGTGCAGCAGCAAGACCAAGAGCTGGAACAGGCCGCCACTGCAGTCACCGAAATGACCACCGCCGTTGAAGAGGTGGCGCGCAACGCGGTATCGACCTCCCAAGCGGCCGAAGCCTCCAACGCGCTGTCCCAGCAAAGCCGCCAGCAGGTGCAGGACACCATCGACGGCACCCATGCCATGGCCGCGGACATTCAGGGCAGTTCTGAACTGATCCAGACCCTGGCCGGCGAAACTCGCGACATCGGCAAGGTGCTCGACGTGATTCGCGCCATCTCCGAGCAAACCAACCTGCTGGCCCTCAACGCCGCCATCGAAGCGGCCCGTGCAGGGGAAGCCGGCCGCGGTTTTGCGGTGGTGGCCGACGAGGTGCGCACCCTCGCCCACCGCACCCAGCAATCAACCCGCGAAATCGAGGCGATGATCGCCCGCCTGCAAAATGGGACCGAGGCGGCCGTCAGTTCCATGCGCTCAAGCACCGAAAAGGCTCAGGTCAACCTCACCCTGACCCAGGCCTGCGGCGAGGTGCTGGAGCAGATCTACGCGGCCATCGGCGAGATCAACGAGCGCAACCTGGTGATCGCCAGTGCCGCGCAGGAACAATCCCACGTGGCGCGGGAAGTGGACAGCAACCTGATCAACATCCGCACCCTGTCGATCGAGTCGGCGGCGGGTGCCAGCAAAACCCGGGCGGCCAGCCAGGCGTTGTCGGGGTTGGCGGGTGAATTGAATACGCTAGTGGCGCGGTTCAGGGCGTAG
- a CDS encoding sensor domain-containing diguanylate cyclase, translating into MNEESNNGLKIDAADLNEDMLHSILELISDGIWDWNANSGFVYRNPGWYRMLGYSPHALANTVFTWEKVIHPDDFPRVMAAFDAYIHQRAPQYQVEYRCLCKDGSYLWIEDRGEVLARNPDGSVARMFGAHRSIHDRKLLVEQLERRAQSLEAVVAQRTRELSEVNRQLQLQLDENRHLAERDTLTGVANRYRLETVLLHECERANRFRHPLSLILVDLDDFKLINDAHGHAQGDETLMRVADSIKGCVREVDLVARWGGDEFMVVLPESTLDAARVVAQKIRQAWLAAGHFKVSLSVGVVERADNETQAELVARCDRALYQSKAAGKDQVSG; encoded by the coding sequence ATGAACGAGGAATCCAATAACGGGTTGAAGATCGATGCCGCTGACCTCAACGAGGACATGTTGCACAGCATTCTTGAGCTGATCAGTGACGGGATCTGGGACTGGAACGCCAACAGTGGTTTTGTCTACCGCAACCCGGGCTGGTACCGGATGCTCGGCTACTCGCCCCACGCCTTGGCCAATACCGTGTTCACGTGGGAGAAGGTGATCCACCCGGATGACTTTCCACGGGTGATGGCGGCGTTCGACGCCTACATCCATCAGCGCGCCCCGCAGTACCAAGTGGAGTACCGCTGCCTGTGCAAGGACGGCAGCTACCTGTGGATCGAAGACCGCGGCGAGGTGCTGGCGCGTAACCCCGATGGCAGCGTGGCGCGCATGTTCGGCGCCCATCGCAGCATCCACGACCGCAAGCTTTTGGTCGAACAGCTGGAGCGCCGTGCCCAGTCACTGGAAGCGGTGGTGGCGCAGCGTACCCGTGAGCTGTCCGAGGTCAACCGGCAGTTGCAGCTTCAACTCGACGAAAACCGCCATCTGGCCGAGCGCGATACCCTTACTGGGGTTGCCAACCGTTACCGCCTGGAAACCGTGCTGTTGCACGAGTGCGAGCGAGCCAATCGCTTCCGCCACCCGCTTTCGCTGATCCTGGTTGACCTGGATGATTTCAAGCTGATCAATGACGCCCATGGCCATGCCCAAGGTGATGAGACGCTTATGCGTGTGGCAGATAGCATCAAGGGCTGCGTGCGTGAGGTGGACTTGGTGGCCCGCTGGGGTGGCGACGAGTTCATGGTGGTATTGCCCGAAAGCACCCTGGACGCTGCCCGCGTGGTGGCACAGAAAATCCGCCAGGCGTGGCTCGCGGCGGGGCACTTCAAGGTGAGCCTGAGCGTGGGCGTGGTGGAGCGCGCCGACAACGAGACCCAAGCCGAATTGGTGGCGCGCTGTGACCGAGCCCTCTACCAGTCCAAAGCGGCAGGCAAGGACCAGGTCTCGGGGTAA
- a CDS encoding methyl-accepting chemotaxis protein, protein MNQANLWLGGAAALALVFGILAAWLITRLIVGPLMDTLKAAERVAGGDLSHDLNVTRRDELGQLQTSMQSMTVSLRGLIGGIRDGVVQIASAAEELSAVTEQTSAGVNSQKVETDQVATAMNEMAATVQEVARNAEQASHAAVTASQDARDSDEVVAQAMTQIERLATEVRNSTDAMSELKRESDKIGTVLDVIKAVAQQTNLLALNAAIEAARAGEAGRGFAVVADEVRSLAQRTQASTEEIEALIGGLQSGTQQVASILENSRTLTDSSVELTRRAGSSLMNISRSVSSIESMNQQIAAAAEQQAAVAEEINRSVLNVRDISEQTSAASEETAASSIELARLGVHLQGLVGTFKL, encoded by the coding sequence GTGAACCAGGCCAATCTGTGGCTGGGTGGGGCCGCGGCCTTGGCGTTGGTGTTCGGCATTTTGGCCGCCTGGTTGATCACCCGGTTGATCGTGGGCCCGCTGATGGACACCCTGAAGGCTGCCGAGCGCGTGGCCGGTGGTGACCTTAGCCATGACCTGAACGTGACCCGCCGTGATGAGTTGGGGCAACTGCAAACCAGCATGCAGAGCATGACCGTGAGCCTGCGTGGGCTGATTGGTGGTATCCGCGACGGCGTGGTGCAGATCGCCAGCGCCGCCGAAGAGCTGTCGGCGGTGACCGAGCAGACCAGCGCCGGGGTCAACAGCCAGAAAGTCGAGACCGACCAAGTGGCCACCGCCATGAACGAGATGGCCGCCACCGTGCAAGAGGTGGCGCGCAATGCCGAACAGGCATCCCACGCGGCAGTGACGGCGAGCCAGGATGCCCGCGACAGCGACGAGGTGGTGGCCCAGGCCATGACCCAGATCGAGCGCCTGGCCACCGAGGTGCGCAACTCCACCGATGCCATGAGTGAGCTCAAGCGTGAAAGCGACAAGATCGGCACCGTGCTGGATGTGATCAAGGCGGTGGCCCAGCAAACTAACCTGCTGGCGCTCAACGCTGCCATCGAGGCGGCGCGTGCCGGTGAGGCAGGGCGTGGCTTTGCCGTGGTGGCTGATGAAGTGCGCAGCCTGGCGCAGCGTACCCAGGCCTCTACTGAGGAGATCGAGGCCTTGATCGGCGGTTTGCAAAGCGGTACCCAACAGGTGGCCAGCATCCTGGAGAACAGCCGCACGTTGACCGACAGCAGCGTCGAGTTGACCCGCCGCGCCGGTTCCTCACTGATGAACATCAGCCGCTCGGTGTCGTCCATCGAGTCGATGAACCAGCAGATCGCGGCGGCGGCCGAGCAACAGGCGGCAGTGGCCGAAGAGATCAATCGCAGCGTGTTGAACGTGCGCGACATCTCCGAGCAAACCTCGGCGGCCAGCGAAGAAACCGCCGCCTCGAGCATCGAGTTGGCGCGCCTTGGGGTTCACCTGCAGGGTTTGGTGGGCACCTTCAAGCTTTGA
- the mqo gene encoding malate dehydrogenase (quinone) — MNTALFGLALSMTLVPVHAAETKKVDVLLVGGGIMSATLGVWLNELEPDLTMEMVERLDGVAQESSNGWNNAGTGHSALAESNYTPYGKDGKIEITKAIEINEAFQVTRQFLAWQVKSGVLKNPHSFINSTPHMSFMWGDDNVKFLKARYEALQTSPLFRGMQYSEDQAQIKQWVPLMMEGRDPNQKIAATWSPIGTDVNWGEVTRQYVAALQTKPNFSLKLGSEVEEITRNKDGGWHVEYKNLKDGTTHGTDAKFVFIGAGGGALKLLQKADIPEAREYGGFPVGGSFLVTDNQDIALQHMAKAYGIASTGAPPMSVPHLDTRVLDGKRMILFGPFATFSTKFLKQGSYLDLLSTTTTHNVWPMTKVGVEQYPLIEYLAGQLMMSDDDRFNALKEYFPHAKKEDWRLWQAGQRVQIIKRDAEKGGVLKLGTEVVYAQDGTMAGLLGASPGASTAAPIMMGVLEKIYKDKVATPAWQEKLHQIVPSYGTKLNDSPAAVQKEWNYTAEVLQLNTPPVIDQTVTVQPAAQDKAKAKESNPAADMAL; from the coding sequence ATGAACACGGCCTTGTTTGGCCTTGCGCTGTCAATGACGCTGGTGCCTGTGCACGCAGCCGAAACTAAAAAAGTCGATGTGTTGTTGGTTGGCGGCGGCATCATGAGCGCCACCCTGGGCGTGTGGCTCAACGAACTGGAGCCGGATCTGACCATGGAAATGGTCGAGCGCCTCGATGGCGTAGCCCAAGAAAGCTCCAACGGTTGGAACAACGCCGGTACCGGGCACTCCGCCTTGGCCGAGTCGAACTACACCCCCTACGGTAAAGACGGCAAGATCGAGATTACCAAGGCGATCGAGATCAACGAGGCCTTCCAGGTCACGCGTCAGTTCCTGGCCTGGCAGGTCAAGTCGGGCGTCTTGAAAAACCCGCACTCGTTCATCAACTCTACCCCGCACATGAGCTTCATGTGGGGTGACGATAACGTCAAGTTCCTGAAGGCCCGTTACGAGGCGCTGCAAACCAGCCCATTGTTCCGTGGCATGCAGTACAGCGAAGACCAAGCGCAGATCAAGCAGTGGGTCCCACTGATGATGGAGGGGCGTGACCCCAACCAAAAGATCGCTGCCACCTGGTCGCCGATCGGTACCGACGTCAACTGGGGTGAAGTGACCCGCCAGTACGTCGCTGCCCTGCAGACCAAGCCTAACTTCAGCCTGAAGCTTGGGAGCGAAGTCGAAGAGATCACCCGCAACAAGGATGGCGGCTGGCACGTCGAGTACAAAAACCTGAAAGACGGCACCACCCACGGCACCGACGCGAAATTCGTGTTCATCGGCGCTGGCGGCGGCGCGTTGAAGCTGCTGCAAAAAGCCGACATCCCTGAAGCTCGCGAATACGGCGGCTTCCCGGTAGGCGGCTCGTTCCTGGTGACTGATAACCAGGACATCGCCCTGCAGCACATGGCCAAGGCCTACGGCATTGCCTCCACCGGCGCACCGCCCATGTCCGTGCCGCACCTGGACACCCGCGTGCTGGACGGCAAGCGCATGATCCTGTTCGGGCCATTCGCCACCTTCTCCACCAAGTTCCTCAAGCAAGGCTCGTACCTGGACCTGCTGTCGACCACCACCACGCATAACGTGTGGCCGATGACCAAAGTGGGCGTTGAGCAGTACCCGCTGATCGAGTACCTGGCCGGCCAGTTGATGATGTCCGATGACGACCGCTTCAATGCACTCAAAGAGTACTTCCCACACGCCAAGAAAGAAGACTGGCGCCTGTGGCAAGCCGGCCAGCGCGTGCAGATCATCAAGCGCGATGCCGAGAAAGGCGGCGTGTTGAAGCTGGGCACCGAAGTCGTGTACGCCCAGGACGGCACGATGGCTGGCCTGCTGGGTGCCTCCCCAGGTGCCTCGACTGCAGCCCCGATCATGATGGGTGTGCTTGAGAAGATCTACAAGGACAAGGTCGCCACCCCGGCCTGGCAGGAAAAGCTGCACCAGATCGTGCCTAGCTATGGCACCAAGCTGAACGACAGCCCTGCCGCCGTACAGAAAGAATGGAACTACACCGCCGAGGTGTTGCAACTCAACACCCCACCGGTGATCGACCAGACGGTAACCGTGCAACCTGCGGCCCAAGACAAGGCAAAAGCAAAAGAGAGCAATCCTGCTGCTGACATGGCCTTGTAA